From the genome of Candidatus Hydrogenedentota bacterium:
CCTTCAAGCTGGGCCCGGAGACCTACGGCATAGAAATTCTCTGCGTGCAGGAAATCATCGGTCTGATGCCGATCACGCGCATTCCCAAGGTTTCCGAATTTATCCGTGGGGTCATCAACCTGCGGGGAAAAGTGATTCCGGTGATGAGTCTGTCGCGGCGCTTCGGCGTGCCCGACCGGGATGAAACCTCGCTGACCTGCATTATCGTCATCGAGCTTGCGCGGGCGGGCGACTCGATCACCATGGGGGTGGTGGTGGATGAAGTCTCGGAAGTGATCAATATCCACGCCGAGAATATCGAATCCCCGCCCGACCTGGGGGGCGCCCACGGCGACGCCTTCCTTCGGGGCATGGGCAAGGTGGACGGCAAGGTGGTCATCCTGCTGGACATGGCCCGTGTCATCGAGTCCGGCGTGGCGCTCGATCTGGATATACCCGCGGAAGCGGTTTGAGCAGGGCTTCGAGTGTTTCGAAGCTGAACAGGGTTTAACACTGGGAGAACAGGCTTATGTTTAAGAGCATGAAACTTGGATCAAAAATCGGCATGGGCTTCACGCTGCTGCTTGTCATCGCGATCGCCCTTGGCGGTCTCGCCGTCGTCAACATGAACGGCGTCAAGAACACGGCGGAAATGCTCGCGACGTCGGCGATGCCCGAGGTCGGGCTGGCCACGGAAGTGGAGCGCTACTCGCTCAAGACCATGTACGCCACCCGAGGCTACGCCTTCACGGAAGAAAAACCCTATCTGGACACGGCGCGCGAAGAACTCGCCAAGGTGAAGGATTTTCTGAAGCAGGTGGAGGCGCACGCGGCGACCTTCAATGACACCGATCTCGACGCCAAGGCCAGGGGCGCGGAAGCGGCCGCCCTGGAGTACGAGAAGCTCCTTGAGGAGACGGTGACCACCACGGAAGCACTCAACGTGGAGAAAGAGGCGCTGAACAAGGCCGCTCAGGAGTACATGAGCATTTGCGATGTCTTTCTGAAAGATCAGACGGATAAGCTGAATGCGGAAATCGCCGAGTTGGCGGGCGCCTCGGCCGCGGGCGCGGAAGCCACGGCGGTAAGTACGGCGGCCACGGCCTCCGAAAAGGCCAAGAAGGTCCAGGAACGTTTCACCAAGACCGCCATGACGAATGATATCATCGAACTGGGCAACAATATCCGCATCGGTGTCTGGAAAGCCATCTCCCTGCGCGACCCGGCCCTTTTCACCGAAACACAGAAGAAGTTTGCCGAGGTCAATGCCAAACTGGATGAATTGAAAGCGATTACCACGCAGGAATTGAACCTGAAGCAGATTGAGGACTGCCGCGCCGCCGGCCAGGCCTACAATGACGGCATGACCCGCTTCCTCGAAAGCTGGTTGAAGCGCGAAGAACTGGGCAAAAAGCGCGGCGCCGCCGCCGACCTCGTGCTGACAGCCGCGGAAACCGCCTCCAAGGATGGCATGAAGACCGCCTCCACGGCCAGCACCGACGCGTCCAGCGCTCTCGGGGTGGCGTCGACCGTGATGGTTATCGGTCTTGCGATTGCGGTGGTTCTGGGCGTCACGCTGGCTATCTTCATCACCCGTTCGATTACGGGCCCGCTGCAGCGCATTATCGACGGTCTCCGTGGTGGCGCGGAGCAGGTGGCCTCGGCCGCGAACCAGGTTGCCCAGTCGGGCCAGGGCCTGGCCGAGGGCGCAAGCTCGCAGGCGGCTTCCCTCGAAGAGAGTTCGGCTTCGCTCGAAGAGCTCTCCAGCATGACCCGCCAGAATTCCGGCAACGCCGAGCAGGCGAACAGTGCGGCCCGCGAAGCGCGCGACGGCGCGGTGCGCGGCACACAGGCGATGCAGACCATGAGCTCGGTCATCGAGAAGATCAAGGTGTCGTCGGACGAGACGGCCAAGATCATCCGCACCATCGACGAGATCGCCTTCCAGACCAATCTGCTGGCGCTGAACGCGGCGGTGGAAGCGGCCCGGGCGGGCGAAGCCGGCAAGGGCTTTGCGGTGGTGGCCGAAGAGGTGCGCAACCTGGCGCAGCGCAGCGCGCAGGCGGCGCGGAACACCTCCACGCTCATTGAAGAGTCGCAGCAGAACGCCAAGTCGGGTGTGACGGCGGCGCAGGAAGTGGGCACGGTGCTTGGTCAGGTGGCCAGCAGTATCGACAAGGTGGCCCAGCTCATTGCCGAAGTGTCGGCGGCGAGCCGCGAACAGACCCAGGGCGTGGAACAGATCAACCTGGCCGTGAGCAACATGGATCAGGTGACCCAGTCCAACGCGGCCAACGCCGAAGAGTCGGCGGCGGCGGGCGAAGAGCTCTCCGCCCAGGCGCGGGAACTCCAGGACATGGTGGTGGAGCTCACCGCCATGGTCAAGGGCGCGGGCGCGGCCAACAATGGCTATACGGCCGAGTCGACCGTGAAGCACCTGCCCGCGCGCCGGGAGTCCTGGAAAGCGACAAAGGCGCAACGCGCCCGCTACGCCCTCAGTAGTAAAGAATCCAGTGTGCGGAGCGAAGACGGCGCCCGTTCCATGCGGAACGCGCAGGAACTTACCCACGCCAGTGTTGCCGCCGAAAGTGTAATTCCGCTGGACGAAGACGATTTCAAAGAATTCTAGCGATCGCGATGCCCGCCCCCGACTATCGCGGGGGCGGGCCAGCCCGGAGGTCAGGGTGCGTATCGCCAGTGCGAAAGAAAGTGAGTGAAGCCATGGGACAAGCCGAGTTAGAATCAACCGTGATGGAAGAAACCGGTTCGGGGCTGATGGAATGCCAAGAGATTGCGGTCGAAACCGTGGCGATGGCTGCCTGGGAAGGGGATGAGATTGTGACACAGACGGAACTCGGCGCCCGAATCGAAGCGGCTCTGGAGGCCATCGGCGAAAAACTTGTTTTCCTCGACGCGCACGACCTCGCCGGACTCGCGGCGCTCCACACGGATTTCGAGGAAGTGGCCCGGGATGTGCTCCAAGCCGAGACCTTGCCGGACCTCGTGGTTGTTGCCCGGCATGCGGCAGGGCTCCTCGCGGTCATCATCATGGAAGAGTGCAACGAGCCCGAAGCAACCTTTGAAGCGCTGGGCCAGATGGTGGATTTCATGCGTTCGGCCGTGCGACGTGGCCATGTGCCTCCGTTGCCCGCCGAATGGGCGCTGGATGGCGCCGAGAAGAACGACAACGCCACGAATTCCGACTGCGAAGCCTTCGAAGACGGGGGAGAGGACGAGGGCGACACCCCGGACGTCGTGGACAGTTTCTGCGGCGACCCCGAGCTGTTGAACGAGTTTCTTCAGGAAGCCAGGGAGCACCTGGAACAGGCGGACATTCACCTGCTCACGCTGGAGGCGGAGCCGGAGAACGCCGAGGCCATCGCGGCCGTGTTTCGCGCCTTCCACACCGTCAAGGGTGGGGCGGGCCTCCTCCAGATGAGCGCCATCCAGTCTCTCGCCCACGTGGCGGAATCGCTCCTCGACAAAGTGCGCCAGGGGACGATCCGGATGGAAGGCCCCGTCATTGATCTCTGCTTCGAGGCCGCCGACGGGCTCAAGCAGTTGGTGGAGGATCAGCAGGCGGTACTGGGGAGCGGCGCCGCGCCCCGGTCCACCGAATGGATTCGCGATCTCGTGATGCGCCTGGAGGCGCTCACCGGCCAGGGCAAACCGGTCAAGCGCGTGGGCCAGATCCTTATCGAAAGCGGAACGGCGACTTCCGAAGAGGTCACCGCGGCGCTCCACGTGCAGGCCAGCGCCGACCCGCCCCGAAAGCTGGGCGAAGTCCTCGTCAGCACCGGCGCGGTCAGCGCGCGCGACGCCGTAGAGGCCCTGCGCAAGCAGCAGGAGCAGCGCCGCCCCATCGTTCAGGCGCGGGAGTCGATCAAGGTGGATGCGGACCGTCTCGATCTCATGGTTGATCTCATCGGTGAGTTGGTTATTGCCGAGGCCATGGTCAGTCAGACCCCTATGGGCCGCGAAGACTCCGAAGCCCTGCTCGCCCGACGCCTGGGCCACATGGACAAGATCACGCGCGAGCTCCAGTCCATTTCCATGTCCATGCGCATGGTGCCCGTGCGCGGCACTTTTCAGAAGATGGCCCGGCTGGTTCGCGATCTGGCGAAGAAGGAAGGCAAGGACGTCGAGTTCATCACCGAAGGCGACGACACCGAGCTCGACAAGAACGTGGTGGACATGGTGGCCGATCCCCTCATGCATATGGTGCGCAACTCCGTTGACCACGGCATCGAAAGCCCCGAGGCCCGCGAAGCCGCCGGCAAGCCCCGACAGGCGAAAGTCATCCTCCGGGCCTACCACGAAGGCGGCGGCATCTATATCGACATTACGGACGACGGCAAGGGCCTGGATCGGAAGGCCATTCTTGCCAAGGCGGTGGAGCGCGGCCTGGTGCAGCCGGGCGAAGAACCGCCGGACAGCGACGTGTGGAATCTCATTTTCCAGCCCGGATTCTCCACCGCGAAAGAAGTGACCGACGTGTCCGGGCGCGGTGTGGGCATGGATGTGGTCCAGCGCAACATCAACGCGCTCCACGGCCGGATCGACATCCGCTCCGAGCGCGGCGTCGGGTCCACGTTCTCCATCCGCCTTCCCCTCACCCTCGCCATCATCGACGGTATGGCCGTCATGGTCGGGGAAGAGCGATTCATCATCCCCATCGGCAACGTGGTCCGCGCCACCCGGCCCGAGCCCGGTGAAGTACACACCATTAACACGAGTGGCGAGGTGTTGCACCAGCATGACCGCCTGATACC
Proteins encoded in this window:
- a CDS encoding purine-binding chemotaxis protein CheW, which translates into the protein MTDSARQEIGAAGMAGKYLTFKLGPETYGIEILCVQEIIGLMPITRIPKVSEFIRGVINLRGKVIPVMSLSRRFGVPDRDETSLTCIIVIELARAGDSITMGVVVDEVSEVINIHAENIESPPDLGGAHGDAFLRGMGKVDGKVVILLDMARVIESGVALDLDIPAEAV
- a CDS encoding MCP four helix bundle domain-containing protein codes for the protein MFKSMKLGSKIGMGFTLLLVIAIALGGLAVVNMNGVKNTAEMLATSAMPEVGLATEVERYSLKTMYATRGYAFTEEKPYLDTAREELAKVKDFLKQVEAHAATFNDTDLDAKARGAEAAALEYEKLLEETVTTTEALNVEKEALNKAAQEYMSICDVFLKDQTDKLNAEIAELAGASAAGAEATAVSTAATASEKAKKVQERFTKTAMTNDIIELGNNIRIGVWKAISLRDPALFTETQKKFAEVNAKLDELKAITTQELNLKQIEDCRAAGQAYNDGMTRFLESWLKREELGKKRGAAADLVLTAAETASKDGMKTASTASTDASSALGVASTVMVIGLAIAVVLGVTLAIFITRSITGPLQRIIDGLRGGAEQVASAANQVAQSGQGLAEGASSQAASLEESSASLEELSSMTRQNSGNAEQANSAAREARDGAVRGTQAMQTMSSVIEKIKVSSDETAKIIRTIDEIAFQTNLLALNAAVEAARAGEAGKGFAVVAEEVRNLAQRSAQAARNTSTLIEESQQNAKSGVTAAQEVGTVLGQVASSIDKVAQLIAEVSAASREQTQGVEQINLAVSNMDQVTQSNAANAEESAAAGEELSAQARELQDMVVELTAMVKGAGAANNGYTAESTVKHLPARRESWKATKAQRARYALSSKESSVRSEDGARSMRNAQELTHASVAAESVIPLDEDDFKEF
- a CDS encoding chemotaxis protein CheA, whose amino-acid sequence is MMEETGSGLMECQEIAVETVAMAAWEGDEIVTQTELGARIEAALEAIGEKLVFLDAHDLAGLAALHTDFEEVARDVLQAETLPDLVVVARHAAGLLAVIIMEECNEPEATFEALGQMVDFMRSAVRRGHVPPLPAEWALDGAEKNDNATNSDCEAFEDGGEDEGDTPDVVDSFCGDPELLNEFLQEAREHLEQADIHLLTLEAEPENAEAIAAVFRAFHTVKGGAGLLQMSAIQSLAHVAESLLDKVRQGTIRMEGPVIDLCFEAADGLKQLVEDQQAVLGSGAAPRSTEWIRDLVMRLEALTGQGKPVKRVGQILIESGTATSEEVTAALHVQASADPPRKLGEVLVSTGAVSARDAVEALRKQQEQRRPIVQARESIKVDADRLDLMVDLIGELVIAEAMVSQTPMGREDSEALLARRLGHMDKITRELQSISMSMRMVPVRGTFQKMARLVRDLAKKEGKDVEFITEGDDTELDKNVVDMVADPLMHMVRNSVDHGIESPEAREAAGKPRQAKVILRAYHEGGGIYIDITDDGKGLDRKAILAKAVERGLVQPGEEPPDSDVWNLIFQPGFSTAKEVTDVSGRGVGMDVVQRNINALHGRIDIRSERGVGSTFSIRLPLTLAIIDGMAVMVGEERFIIPIGNVVRATRPEPGEVHTINTSGEVLHQHDRLIPLFRLHALMDIPHAEHDPEKGIVLILEDAGRRISVLADDLIGQQQVVIKPLGKSLGSVPGLAGGAIMPDGRVGLILDTAGLLNNARKA